One region of Seriola aureovittata isolate HTS-2021-v1 ecotype China chromosome 15, ASM2101889v1, whole genome shotgun sequence genomic DNA includes:
- the phldb1a gene encoding pleckstrin homology-like domain family B member 1 isoform X2 encodes MDLHVSDNSDSPADMDRMSRNRVEHGRQTHQVLQSTPLDLIETGKSLKVQAERPHLVSLGSGRLSTAITLLPLLEGRTTLGSEGTDIPLQGLGIAAQHCYIENQAGIITLYPCGNQCSVDGRPITKPYRLTQGCMLCFGQSAFFRFNHPEEALRMKSMLPGGGQGLSTTKTPPTDSHRAPNGNHQSLSSNGNSKVNNIAKNLQDSLVLRAPSSLGPGKQLLPQPSLPNMLNGRNNSTTEDPIYENSSKTPPIPARSTLTNHTPVPHPRTSLSVASGSASGGQRAQESPKLLRNIRSSPTPPSTGSGQETESCNLTQKSSSVKFSPTAPSSPQVRGSSLQKRSPSPMREQGQYDDVPQRLRNPEPTGPTNLRELPPLSPYMSRRGTPGSQGSASSLPSQGFAAKPVPESPQGHRKLTTKAEAMRAMYAQSPSPLSGLEKDPGNRQIRPGPGSAILSGLGSLSGTSPLASPRSQRKTSCMTVTGSSSKEQSLKEKREKPYTRERKNSISEISDNEDELLEYHRWQREERLREQEMEKLERQRLETILNLCAEYNHEDSAVELAEVVRSGLLGGAAGTCSDAGGGMSLQGVDRHQRVRENDEEAQREESSSTESTHQECEELLAGQDQVYLEDERNRILARVDNLKHRVSELERQLQETKQEAEMEQALLQAERRAEQEQVEAENEIISQLQLKLSQLDKAIQKEKDEGRANVSAERKVLEKQRNEYNELKRQFDKCPLSLREQLQEQLSRAEALESGTKQFEELEFCQLEEESSLEEKKETQSSQLLQERAEYQCSVAKRKEKMAALDAQVKQLGLQAAGDCDRMAKDRTLTLQLLHKEQDRLCAVEKRYHTLTGEKNFPKPNSSMKEELLHISEPDLVYVDGPPDSPCPSSASFSSSHIPSPEHYPVRLQQEYLRLSDVYKMYGNASMQPHSPSPAALHCLSLAVAPALPCEDYITVSQLSQIFGMQRLDPSSSSSIPSFQLASSQSAFSCYSAACGPSSYLSAQSQPELSRNAMPPINLERWYQDIMAAGEPQSCPPPLPAKSFSTRRHGQLLKSKSDGEVGQAAAAALPHCSGAEKNTSTKGLQLVLREISNPLDMDSRRQLAFQSKDVSPTVHHSILHHQSPPSGSQAYDTLSLESSDSMETSVSTGNSACTPESACGLEAQRIEEMEKMLKEAQQEKARLIENKEREVQARRQMLEEERRRREEAERRLQDETAHRQRLVEEEVKMREKHFSQARPMTRYLPNRKEEFDLRAHVESSGHSIDTCPYVILTEKMCKGHLVKMGGKIKSWKKRWFVFDRLKRNFCYYVDKHETKLKGLIYFQAIEEVYYDHLRSATKSPNPSLTFCVKTHDRLYYMVAPSPEAMRIWMDVIVTGAEGYTQFMS; translated from the exons ATG gATCTTCACGTGTCAGATAATTCTGACAGTCCAGCCGACATGGACCGCATGAGCAGGAATAGAGTGGAACATGGGCGACAGACTCACCAGGTCTTACAG agcACTCCTTTAGACCTGATTGAGACAGGCAAGTCCCTGAAAGTCCAGGCAGAGCGCCCCCACCTGGTTAGTTTGGGAAGTGGACGTCTGAGCACAGCCATCACTCTGCTACCACTGCTGGAAG GGAGAACCACGCTGGGCAGTGAGGGGACAGATATCCCCCTGCAGGGCCTCGGCATTGCAGCGCAGCATTGCTATATTGAAAACCAGGCAGGCATTATCACCTTGTACCCATGTGGAAACCAGTGCTCTGTAGATGGACGTCCCATCACCAAACCCTATCGACTGACACAAG GGTGCATGCTGTGTTTTGGTCAGTCGGCCTTTTTCCGCTTCAACCATCCAGAAGAGGCCCTGAGGATGAAGAGCATGCTGCCTGGAGGAGGCCAAGGACTAAGCACCACAAAAACTCCTCCAACTG ACTCTCATCGTGCCCCTAACGGGAACCATCAATCTCTTTCGAGCAACGGCAACTCCAAAGTGAACAACATTGCAAAGAACCTCCAGGACTCGTTGGTGCTGAGGGCACCATCATCATTAGGACCTGGTAAACAACTTCTTCCTCAGCCCTCTCTTCCAAACATGCTCAATGGAAGAAACAACTCCACAACAGAGGACCCCATTtatgaaaacagcagcaaaactcCTCCAATACCTGCCCGGTCCACTCTTACCAACCACACTCCCGTTCCCCATCCACGGACCTCCCTGTCTGTTGCCTCAGGCAGTGCTAGTGGTGGTCAAAGGGCCCAGGAGAGCCCAAAGCTTCTTAGGAACATAAGGTCAAGCCCCACACCGCCTAGCACGGGGTCAGGACAAGAGACAGAAAGCTGTAACCTAACTCAGAAATCATCATCTGTCAAATTTTCCCCAACGGCTCCATCCAGCCCTCAAGTGAGAGGCTCCTCCCTACAGAAGAGATCCCCCAGCCCCATGCGAGAGCAGGGTCAGTATGATGATGTCCCTCAAAGGCTCAGGAATCCAGAGCCAACTGGGCCCACCAACCTTAGGGAACTTCCTCCTCTCAGCCCTTACATGTCCCGCAGAGGGACTCCAGGATCGCAGGGCTCAGCGTCCTCCCTCCCTTCACAAGGCTTCGCTGCTAAACCTGTCCCAGAGAGCCCCCAGGGCCACCGTAAACTCACAACAAAAGCAGAGGCCATGAGGGCAATGTACGCCCAGAGTCCATCACCACTCTCTGGGCTTGAGAAGGACCCTGGAAACAGGCAGATAAGGCCTGGCCCGGGAAGTGCCATCCTGTCAGGCCTGGGTTCTCTGTCTGGTACGTCTCCTCTTGCAAGCCCTCGTagccaaagaaaaacatcttgcATGACTGTGACAGGATCCTCCAGCAAAGAACAGAGtcttaaagaaaaaagagagaaaccaTATACCCGGGAACGCAAAAACAGCATCTCTGAGATCAGTGACAATGAGGACGAGTTGCTGGAATACCACCgctggcagagagaggagaggctgcGTGAGCAGGAAATGGAGAAACTG GAGCGACAGAGGCTGGAGACCATCCTCAATCTGTGTGCAGAGTATAATCATGAGGACAGCGCTGTGGAGCTGGCTGAGGTGGTGAGGAGTGGGCTGCTGGGGGGCGCTGCAGGGACCTGCTCAGACGCAGGAGGGGGGATGTCCCTCCAAGGAGTAGACAGACACCAGAGGGTGAGGGAGAACGATGAggaggcacagagagaggagtccagcagcacagagagcacACACCAAGAG TGTGAAGAGCTGTTAGCCGGTCAGGATCAGGTCTATCTGGAGGACGAGAGGAACAGGATCTTGGCCAGGGTTGATAACTTGAAGCACAGAGTGAGTGAACTGGAGCGGCAGCTACAAGAGACCAAACAGGAG GCGGAGATGGAGCAGGCCCTGCTGCAGGCAGAGAGGCGGGCAgagcaggagcaggtggaggctgaaaatgaaatcatctctcagctgcagctcaaacTGAGCCAGCTGGACAAGGCCATCCAGAAAGAGAAGGACGAG GGCAGGGCTAATGTGTCGGCTGAGCGGAAGGTCCTGGAAAAGCAGAGGAATGAGTACAATGAGCTGAAGAGGCAGTTTGATAAGTGCCCCTTGTCTCTAAGGGAACAGTTACAGGAGCAGCTCAGCAGG GCTGAAGCTCTGGAATCTGGGACCAAGCAGTTTGAAGAGCTGGAGTTCTgccagctggaggaggagagcagtttggaggagaagaaggagactCAGAGCTCGCAGCTTCTCCAAGAGCGAGCCGAGTATCAGTGCAGCGTGGCCAAGAGGAAG GAGAAGATGGCCGCTCTGGACGCTCAGGTGAAGCAGCTGGGGTTACAGGCAGCTGGAGACTGTGACAGGATGGCTAAAGACAGGACACTGACCCTGCAGCTGTTACACAAG GAGCAAGACAGATTGTGTGCTGTGGAGAAGAGGTACCACACCTTGACAGGAGAGAAGAATTTCCCGAAGCCCAACAGCAGCATGAAAGAG GAACTGCTTCACATCAGCGAACCTGACCTTGTTTATGTGGACGGTCCTCCTGATAGCCCCTgtccctcctctgcctccttctcctcctctcacatcCCCTCCCCTGAACACTACCCTGTTAGGCTACAACAG GAGTACCTCAGGCTGTCTGATGTCTATAAGATGTATGGAAATGCTTCTATGCAGCCTCACTCTCCTTCCCCTGCTGCTCTCCACTGCCTCTCCCTCGCTGTAGCTCCAGCTCTGCCATGCGAG GACTACATCACAGTCAGTCAATTAAGTCAGATCTTTGGGATGCAGAGACTGGatccctcatcttcctcatctaTTCCATCATTCCAACTTGCCTCCTCTCAATCTGCCTTCTCATGCTACTCAGCTGCATGTGGCCCTTCCTCCTATCTCTCTGCCCAG AGCCAGCCTGAGCTGAGCAGGAATGCAATGCCTCCTATTAACCTCGAGCGCTGGTACCAGGACATCATGGCTGCTGGGGAGCCTCAGTCATGTCCTCCACCACTGCCTGCAAAGTCCTTTTCCACACGCAGACACGGGCAG CTGTTGAAGTCCAAATCAGATGGTGAGGTTGGACAGGCAGCCGCGGCAGCTCTGCCACACTGCAGTggtgcagagaaaaacacatccACCAAG ggGTTACAGTTAGTGCTGAGGGAGATCTCAAACCCATTAGACATGGACTCCAGGAGGCAGTTGGCTTTTCAGAGCAAAG ATGTGTCTCCCACTGTCCATCACTCCATCCTGCATCATCAGTCGCCACCGAGTGGAAGCCAGGCGTATGACACCCTGAGCCTGGAGAGCTCAGACAGCATGGAGACCAGTGTCTCCACTGGCAACTCCGCATGTACCCCAGAAAG TGCCTGTGGGTTAGAGGCCCAGAGGAtagaagagatggagaagatgTTGAAGGAGGCGCAGCAGGAGAAAGCCAGACTGATTGAGAACAAA GAGAGGGAGGTGCAGGCTCGGCGGCAGATGTTAGAGGAGGAGCGGAGGAGGCGAGAGGAGGCCGAGAGGAGGCTTCAGGATGAGACGGCCCACAGGCAGaggctggtggaggaggaggtgaagatgagagagaaacactTCTCCCAG GCCCGTCCAATGACGCGCTACCTGCCCAACCGTAAGGAGGAGTTTGATCTACGTGCACACGTGGAGTCGTCCGGCCACAGCATAGATACCTGCCCCTACGTCATCCTCACAGAGAAGATGTGCAAGGGCCACCTGGTGAAAATGGGTGGCAAAATCAAATCGTGGAAGAAACGCTGGTTCGTTTTTGACCGTCTCAAGAGAAACTTCTGTTATTACGTGG ACAAGCATGAGACCAAGCTGAAAGGACTCATTTACTTTCAGGCGATTGAAGAGGTTTATTATGATCACCTACGCAGTGCCACCAAG AGCCCCAACCCGTCTTTGACCTTTTGTGTGAAAACCCACGACCGGCTCTACTACATGGTGGCCCCGTCCCCGGAGGCCATGAGGATCTGGATGGATGTCATAGTAACAGGTGCCGAGGGCTACACTCAGTTCATGAGCTGA
- the phldb1a gene encoding pleckstrin homology-like domain family B member 1 isoform X5 has translation MDLHVSDNSDSPADMDRMSRNRVEHGRQTHQVLQSTPLDLIETGKSLKVQAERPHLVSLGSGRLSTAITLLPLLEGRTTLGSEGTDIPLQGLGIAAQHCYIENQAGIITLYPCGNQCSVDGRPITKPYRLTQGCMLCFGQSAFFRFNHPEEALRMKSMLPGGGQGLSTTKTPPTDSHRAPNGNHQSLSSNGNSKVNNIAKNLQDSLVLRAPSSLGPGKQLLPQPSLPNMLNGRNNSTTEDPIYENSSKTPPIPARSTLTNHTPVPHPRTSLSVASGSASGGQRAQESPKLLRNIRSSPTPPSTGSGQETESCNLTQKSSSVKFSPTAPSSPQVRGSSLQKRSPSPMREQGQYDDVPQRLRNPEPTGPTNLRELPPLSPYMSRRGTPGSQGSASSLPSQGFAAKPVPESPQGHRKLTTKAEAMRAMYAQSPSPLSGLEKDPGNRQIRPGPGSAILSGLGSLSGTSPLASPRSQRKTSCMTVTGSSSKEQSLKEKREKPYTRERKNSISEISDNEDELLEYHRWQREERLREQEMEKLERQRLETILNLCAEYNHEDSAVELAEVVRSGLLGGAAGTCSDAGGGMSLQGVDRHQRVRENDEEAQREESSSTESTHQECEELLAGQDQVYLEDERNRILARVDNLKHRVSELERQLQETKQEAEMEQALLQAERRAEQEQVEAENEIISQLQLKLSQLDKAIQKEKDEKAEALESGTKQFEELEFCQLEEESSLEEKKETQSSQLLQERAEYQCSVAKRKEKMAALDAQVKQLGLQAAGDCDRMAKDRTLTLQLLHKEQDRLCAVEKRYHTLTGEKNFPKPNSSMKEELLHISEPDLVYVDGPPDSPCPSSASFSSSHIPSPEHYPVRLQQEYLRLSDVYKMYGNASMQPHSPSPAALHCLSLAVAPALPCEDYITVSQLSQIFGMQRLDPSSSSSIPSFQLASSQSAFSCYSAACGPSSYLSAQSQPELSRNAMPPINLERWYQDIMAAGEPQSCPPPLPAKSFSTRRHGQLLKSKSDGEVGQAAAAALPHCSGAEKNTSTKGLQLVLREISNPLDMDSRRQLAFQSKDVSPTVHHSILHHQSPPSGSQAYDTLSLESSDSMETSVSTGNSACTPESACGLEAQRIEEMEKMLKEAQQEKARLIENKEREVQARRQMLEEERRRREEAERRLQDETAHRQRLVEEEVKMREKHFSQARPMTRYLPNRKEEFDLRAHVESSGHSIDTCPYVILTEKMCKGHLVKMGGKIKSWKKRWFVFDRLKRNFCYYVDKHETKLKGLIYFQAIEEVYYDHLRSATKSPNPSLTFCVKTHDRLYYMVAPSPEAMRIWMDVIVTGAEGYTQFMS, from the exons ATG gATCTTCACGTGTCAGATAATTCTGACAGTCCAGCCGACATGGACCGCATGAGCAGGAATAGAGTGGAACATGGGCGACAGACTCACCAGGTCTTACAG agcACTCCTTTAGACCTGATTGAGACAGGCAAGTCCCTGAAAGTCCAGGCAGAGCGCCCCCACCTGGTTAGTTTGGGAAGTGGACGTCTGAGCACAGCCATCACTCTGCTACCACTGCTGGAAG GGAGAACCACGCTGGGCAGTGAGGGGACAGATATCCCCCTGCAGGGCCTCGGCATTGCAGCGCAGCATTGCTATATTGAAAACCAGGCAGGCATTATCACCTTGTACCCATGTGGAAACCAGTGCTCTGTAGATGGACGTCCCATCACCAAACCCTATCGACTGACACAAG GGTGCATGCTGTGTTTTGGTCAGTCGGCCTTTTTCCGCTTCAACCATCCAGAAGAGGCCCTGAGGATGAAGAGCATGCTGCCTGGAGGAGGCCAAGGACTAAGCACCACAAAAACTCCTCCAACTG ACTCTCATCGTGCCCCTAACGGGAACCATCAATCTCTTTCGAGCAACGGCAACTCCAAAGTGAACAACATTGCAAAGAACCTCCAGGACTCGTTGGTGCTGAGGGCACCATCATCATTAGGACCTGGTAAACAACTTCTTCCTCAGCCCTCTCTTCCAAACATGCTCAATGGAAGAAACAACTCCACAACAGAGGACCCCATTtatgaaaacagcagcaaaactcCTCCAATACCTGCCCGGTCCACTCTTACCAACCACACTCCCGTTCCCCATCCACGGACCTCCCTGTCTGTTGCCTCAGGCAGTGCTAGTGGTGGTCAAAGGGCCCAGGAGAGCCCAAAGCTTCTTAGGAACATAAGGTCAAGCCCCACACCGCCTAGCACGGGGTCAGGACAAGAGACAGAAAGCTGTAACCTAACTCAGAAATCATCATCTGTCAAATTTTCCCCAACGGCTCCATCCAGCCCTCAAGTGAGAGGCTCCTCCCTACAGAAGAGATCCCCCAGCCCCATGCGAGAGCAGGGTCAGTATGATGATGTCCCTCAAAGGCTCAGGAATCCAGAGCCAACTGGGCCCACCAACCTTAGGGAACTTCCTCCTCTCAGCCCTTACATGTCCCGCAGAGGGACTCCAGGATCGCAGGGCTCAGCGTCCTCCCTCCCTTCACAAGGCTTCGCTGCTAAACCTGTCCCAGAGAGCCCCCAGGGCCACCGTAAACTCACAACAAAAGCAGAGGCCATGAGGGCAATGTACGCCCAGAGTCCATCACCACTCTCTGGGCTTGAGAAGGACCCTGGAAACAGGCAGATAAGGCCTGGCCCGGGAAGTGCCATCCTGTCAGGCCTGGGTTCTCTGTCTGGTACGTCTCCTCTTGCAAGCCCTCGTagccaaagaaaaacatcttgcATGACTGTGACAGGATCCTCCAGCAAAGAACAGAGtcttaaagaaaaaagagagaaaccaTATACCCGGGAACGCAAAAACAGCATCTCTGAGATCAGTGACAATGAGGACGAGTTGCTGGAATACCACCgctggcagagagaggagaggctgcGTGAGCAGGAAATGGAGAAACTG GAGCGACAGAGGCTGGAGACCATCCTCAATCTGTGTGCAGAGTATAATCATGAGGACAGCGCTGTGGAGCTGGCTGAGGTGGTGAGGAGTGGGCTGCTGGGGGGCGCTGCAGGGACCTGCTCAGACGCAGGAGGGGGGATGTCCCTCCAAGGAGTAGACAGACACCAGAGGGTGAGGGAGAACGATGAggaggcacagagagaggagtccagcagcacagagagcacACACCAAGAG TGTGAAGAGCTGTTAGCCGGTCAGGATCAGGTCTATCTGGAGGACGAGAGGAACAGGATCTTGGCCAGGGTTGATAACTTGAAGCACAGAGTGAGTGAACTGGAGCGGCAGCTACAAGAGACCAAACAGGAG GCGGAGATGGAGCAGGCCCTGCTGCAGGCAGAGAGGCGGGCAgagcaggagcaggtggaggctgaaaatgaaatcatctctcagctgcagctcaaacTGAGCCAGCTGGACAAGGCCATCCAGAAAGAGAAGGACGAG AAGGCTGAAGCTCTGGAATCTGGGACCAAGCAGTTTGAAGAGCTGGAGTTCTgccagctggaggaggagagcagtttggaggagaagaaggagactCAGAGCTCGCAGCTTCTCCAAGAGCGAGCCGAGTATCAGTGCAGCGTGGCCAAGAGGAAG GAGAAGATGGCCGCTCTGGACGCTCAGGTGAAGCAGCTGGGGTTACAGGCAGCTGGAGACTGTGACAGGATGGCTAAAGACAGGACACTGACCCTGCAGCTGTTACACAAG GAGCAAGACAGATTGTGTGCTGTGGAGAAGAGGTACCACACCTTGACAGGAGAGAAGAATTTCCCGAAGCCCAACAGCAGCATGAAAGAG GAACTGCTTCACATCAGCGAACCTGACCTTGTTTATGTGGACGGTCCTCCTGATAGCCCCTgtccctcctctgcctccttctcctcctctcacatcCCCTCCCCTGAACACTACCCTGTTAGGCTACAACAG GAGTACCTCAGGCTGTCTGATGTCTATAAGATGTATGGAAATGCTTCTATGCAGCCTCACTCTCCTTCCCCTGCTGCTCTCCACTGCCTCTCCCTCGCTGTAGCTCCAGCTCTGCCATGCGAG GACTACATCACAGTCAGTCAATTAAGTCAGATCTTTGGGATGCAGAGACTGGatccctcatcttcctcatctaTTCCATCATTCCAACTTGCCTCCTCTCAATCTGCCTTCTCATGCTACTCAGCTGCATGTGGCCCTTCCTCCTATCTCTCTGCCCAG AGCCAGCCTGAGCTGAGCAGGAATGCAATGCCTCCTATTAACCTCGAGCGCTGGTACCAGGACATCATGGCTGCTGGGGAGCCTCAGTCATGTCCTCCACCACTGCCTGCAAAGTCCTTTTCCACACGCAGACACGGGCAG CTGTTGAAGTCCAAATCAGATGGTGAGGTTGGACAGGCAGCCGCGGCAGCTCTGCCACACTGCAGTggtgcagagaaaaacacatccACCAAG ggGTTACAGTTAGTGCTGAGGGAGATCTCAAACCCATTAGACATGGACTCCAGGAGGCAGTTGGCTTTTCAGAGCAAAG ATGTGTCTCCCACTGTCCATCACTCCATCCTGCATCATCAGTCGCCACCGAGTGGAAGCCAGGCGTATGACACCCTGAGCCTGGAGAGCTCAGACAGCATGGAGACCAGTGTCTCCACTGGCAACTCCGCATGTACCCCAGAAAG TGCCTGTGGGTTAGAGGCCCAGAGGAtagaagagatggagaagatgTTGAAGGAGGCGCAGCAGGAGAAAGCCAGACTGATTGAGAACAAA GAGAGGGAGGTGCAGGCTCGGCGGCAGATGTTAGAGGAGGAGCGGAGGAGGCGAGAGGAGGCCGAGAGGAGGCTTCAGGATGAGACGGCCCACAGGCAGaggctggtggaggaggaggtgaagatgagagagaaacactTCTCCCAG GCCCGTCCAATGACGCGCTACCTGCCCAACCGTAAGGAGGAGTTTGATCTACGTGCACACGTGGAGTCGTCCGGCCACAGCATAGATACCTGCCCCTACGTCATCCTCACAGAGAAGATGTGCAAGGGCCACCTGGTGAAAATGGGTGGCAAAATCAAATCGTGGAAGAAACGCTGGTTCGTTTTTGACCGTCTCAAGAGAAACTTCTGTTATTACGTGG ACAAGCATGAGACCAAGCTGAAAGGACTCATTTACTTTCAGGCGATTGAAGAGGTTTATTATGATCACCTACGCAGTGCCACCAAG AGCCCCAACCCGTCTTTGACCTTTTGTGTGAAAACCCACGACCGGCTCTACTACATGGTGGCCCCGTCCCCGGAGGCCATGAGGATCTGGATGGATGTCATAGTAACAGGTGCCGAGGGCTACACTCAGTTCATGAGCTGA